The nucleotide window CGCAGGTGCTTCTTCCTTTGCTTCCCCCTGCTCTTTCGCTTTCATTTTAGCCAGAGCGGCTGCCTTCGCTTTTGCTGCAGCTTCTTTTTTCAGCTGTTCAAGATCTTTTTCTCCGCTCATAGGTTAGATCACCTTCTTCCCAGTCTTAGCCTCATAACGGATTTTCTCTTTTAACTTATTAATTCCATAAATCAATGCTGCCGGGTTCGGCGGGCATCCTGGTATGTATACATCAACAGGGACAATCTGGTCGACCCCTTTAACAACAGAGTAAGATTTCACATATGGTCCTCCCGCAGTTGCACAAGAACCCATCGCGATCACCCATTTTGGTTCAGGCATCTGATCATAAAGGCGGCGGACAATAGGCGCCATTTTCTTTGTTACTGTACCTGAAACAATCATGACATCAGACTGACGGGGAGATGTACGGAAAAAAGAACCAAAACGGTCCAAATCGTAATGCGATGAACCTACACCCATCATTTCAATGGCACAGCAAGCAAGCCCGAAGGTCATTGGCCACAATGAATTACTCCGCGCCCACGCTTTAATCTGTTCCAAAGTTGCCATAAACACATTACGCTGCAGTTCTTCCATTTCTTCCGGTGTAATATTATCCAGCTTTAAATCCATTTCAGCACCTTCTTTTTCCATGCATAAACAAGTCC belongs to Cytobacillus sp. FSL H8-0458 and includes:
- a CDS encoding NuoB/complex I 20 kDa subunit family protein — its product is MDLKLDNITPEEMEELQRNVFMATLEQIKAWARSNSLWPMTFGLACCAIEMMGVGSSHYDLDRFGSFFRTSPRQSDVMIVSGTVTKKMAPIVRRLYDQMPEPKWVIAMGSCATAGGPYVKSYSVVKGVDQIVPVDVYIPGCPPNPAALIYGINKLKEKIRYEAKTGKKVI